One part of the Pannonibacter sp. XCT-53 genome encodes these proteins:
- the sucC gene encoding ADP-forming succinate--CoA ligase subunit beta has product MNIHEYQAKAVLKEYGAPVAEGVAIFSADEAEAAAKQLPGPLWVVKSQIHAGGRGKGKFKELPADAKGGVRLAFSLEDVIKHAKEMLGNTLVTAQTGDAGKVVNRLYIEDGADIERELYLSILVDRSVGRPAFVVSTEGGMDIEAVAEHTPEKIVTLPIDPDTGVTAADAAKLCDALKLDGDARADGMTLFPILYKAFMEKDMSLLEINPLIVMKNGRLRVLDAKVSFDGNALFRHPEIVALRDVTEEDAKEIEASKWELAYVALDGNIGCMVNGAGLAMATMDIIKLYGKEPANFCDVGGGASKEKVAAAFKIITADPRVEGILVNIFGGIMKCDVIAEGVIAAVKEVGLKVPLVVRLEGTNVELGKKIISDSGLNVIAADDLDDAAKKIVAAVQGAK; this is encoded by the coding sequence ATGAACATTCATGAGTATCAGGCCAAGGCGGTCCTGAAGGAATACGGCGCTCCGGTTGCCGAAGGCGTCGCCATCTTCTCGGCGGACGAAGCCGAAGCCGCAGCCAAGCAGCTGCCGGGCCCGCTCTGGGTCGTGAAGTCGCAGATCCACGCCGGTGGCCGTGGCAAGGGCAAGTTCAAGGAACTGCCGGCCGACGCCAAGGGCGGCGTGCGCCTCGCCTTCTCGCTGGAAGACGTCATCAAGCATGCCAAGGAAATGCTTGGCAACACGCTGGTGACCGCCCAGACCGGCGACGCCGGCAAGGTCGTGAACCGCCTCTACATCGAGGACGGCGCCGACATCGAGCGCGAGCTGTATCTCTCCATCCTCGTGGACCGTTCGGTCGGCCGTCCGGCCTTCGTCGTCTCCACCGAAGGCGGCATGGACATCGAGGCCGTTGCCGAGCACACCCCGGAGAAGATCGTCACCCTGCCGATCGACCCGGACACCGGCGTGACCGCCGCTGACGCCGCCAAGCTCTGCGATGCGCTGAAGCTGGACGGCGACGCCCGCGCCGACGGCATGACGCTGTTCCCGATCCTCTACAAGGCCTTCATGGAAAAGGACATGAGCCTTCTGGAGATCAACCCGCTGATCGTCATGAAGAACGGCCGCCTGCGCGTCCTGGACGCCAAGGTGTCCTTCGACGGCAACGCCCTGTTCCGTCACCCGGAAATCGTTGCCCTGCGCGACGTGACCGAGGAAGACGCCAAGGAAATCGAGGCGTCCAAGTGGGAGCTGGCCTATGTCGCCCTCGACGGCAACATCGGCTGCATGGTCAATGGCGCCGGCCTTGCCATGGCGACCATGGACATCATCAAGCTCTACGGCAAGGAGCCGGCCAACTTCTGTGACGTCGGTGGCGGCGCCAGCAAGGAGAAGGTGGCAGCAGCCTTCAAGATCATCACCGCGGACCCGCGCGTGGAAGGCATCCTGGTCAACATCTTCGGCGGCATCATGAAGTGCGATGTCATCGCGGAAGGCGTGATCGCGGCCGTGAAGGAAGTGGGCCTGAAGGTTCCGCTCGTCGTCCGCCTCGAGGGCACCAACGTCGAACTCGGCAAGAAGATCATCTCGGACAGCGGTCTGAACGTGATCGCCGCCGATGATCTCGACGACGCGGCCAAGAAGATCGTTGCCGCCGTGCAGGGCGCCAAGTGA
- the lpdA gene encoding dihydrolipoyl dehydrogenase, with the protein MSQYDLVVIGTGPGGYVCAIKAAQLGLKVAVVEKRATHGGTCLNVGCIPSKALLHASEMFHEAGHGFEALGIKVAKPKLDLPAMMAHKQATIDANVGGVAFLLKKNKIEAFHGTGKILGQGKVSVTAEDGTVTELATKSIVIATGSDVMPLPGVEIDEKQVVSSTGALTLEKVPDHLVVVGGGVIGLELGSVWGRLGAKVTVVEFMDKILGPMDGDVSKQFQRLLAKQGMTFKLSSKVTGVARKGKGLEVSVEPAAGGAAEVIEADVVLVAIGRKPYTAGLGLEDVGVKLDNRGRIETNGHYQTSVPGIYAIGDVIVGPMLAHKAEDEGVALAEILAGQAGHVNYDIIPGVVYTSPEVASVGKTEEELKAAGIAYKAGKFNFVANGRARAMNHTDGFVKVLADAATDRVLGVHIVGHGAGEMIHEAAVLMEFGGSSEDLGRTCHAHPTMSEAVKEAALATFAKPIHA; encoded by the coding sequence ATGTCCCAGTATGATCTCGTCGTCATCGGCACCGGTCCCGGTGGCTATGTCTGCGCCATCAAGGCCGCCCAGCTCGGCCTGAAGGTCGCGGTGGTCGAGAAGCGCGCCACCCATGGCGGCACCTGCCTGAACGTGGGCTGCATTCCCTCCAAGGCGCTGCTGCATGCGTCCGAGATGTTCCACGAGGCCGGCCACGGCTTCGAGGCGCTCGGCATCAAGGTCGCCAAGCCGAAGCTCGACCTGCCGGCGATGATGGCGCACAAGCAGGCGACCATCGACGCCAATGTCGGCGGCGTTGCGTTCCTGCTGAAGAAGAACAAGATCGAGGCCTTCCACGGCACCGGCAAGATCCTGGGGCAGGGCAAGGTGTCCGTCACGGCCGAAGACGGCACCGTGACCGAACTCGCCACCAAGTCAATCGTCATCGCCACCGGCTCCGACGTGATGCCGCTGCCGGGCGTCGAGATCGACGAGAAGCAGGTCGTCTCCTCCACCGGCGCGCTGACGCTGGAGAAGGTGCCGGATCACCTCGTCGTGGTCGGCGGCGGCGTCATCGGTCTGGAGCTGGGCTCGGTCTGGGGCCGTCTCGGCGCCAAGGTGACCGTGGTCGAGTTCATGGACAAGATCCTCGGCCCGATGGACGGCGATGTCTCCAAGCAGTTCCAGCGCCTGCTGGCCAAGCAGGGCATGACCTTCAAGCTGTCGTCCAAGGTCACCGGCGTTGCCAGGAAGGGCAAGGGTCTGGAAGTCTCGGTCGAGCCGGCCGCCGGCGGCGCTGCCGAAGTGATCGAGGCCGACGTGGTCCTCGTCGCCATCGGCCGCAAGCCCTACACCGCCGGTCTCGGCCTGGAGGATGTCGGCGTCAAGCTGGACAACCGCGGCCGCATCGAGACGAACGGCCACTATCAGACCAGCGTGCCGGGCATCTACGCCATCGGCGACGTCATCGTCGGCCCGATGCTCGCGCACAAGGCCGAGGACGAGGGCGTGGCGCTGGCCGAAATCCTCGCCGGCCAGGCCGGCCATGTGAACTATGACATCATTCCGGGCGTCGTCTACACCTCGCCGGAAGTGGCGTCGGTGGGCAAGACCGAGGAAGAGCTGAAGGCTGCAGGCATCGCCTACAAGGCCGGCAAGTTCAACTTCGTCGCCAACGGCCGGGCCCGCGCCATGAACCACACCGACGGCTTCGTGAAGGTGCTGGCGGATGCGGCCACCGACCGGGTGCTTGGCGTGCACATCGTCGGCCATGGCGCCGGCGAGATGATCCACGAAGCGGCCGTGCTGATGGAATTCGGTGGCTCGTCGGAAGACCTCGGCCGCACCTGCCACGCGCATCCGACCATGTCGGAAGCCGTGAAGGAAGCAGCCCTTGCAACCTTCGCCAAGCCGATCCACGCCTGA
- a CDS encoding MerR family transcriptional regulator, whose translation MADLSIGDLARRTGVKVPTIRYYEQMGLIPEPPRTEGNQRRYGRAELDRLTFIKHARDLGLPMEAIRDLIDLSAHPERPCGDAERIAAEQLATVRDKIARLQRLEAELERIMAHDHGAHTVADCHVLRALADHSLCDGDH comes from the coding sequence ATGGCCGACCTGTCCATCGGTGATCTTGCCCGTCGCACCGGCGTCAAGGTGCCGACGATCCGCTACTACGAGCAGATGGGACTGATCCCGGAACCGCCGCGCACCGAGGGCAACCAGCGCCGCTATGGCCGCGCCGAACTGGACCGGCTCACCTTCATCAAGCATGCCCGCGATCTCGGGCTGCCGATGGAGGCCATCCGTGACCTCATTGATCTCAGCGCCCATCCGGAGCGCCCCTGCGGCGATGCGGAGCGTATCGCTGCCGAGCAGCTTGCCACCGTGCGTGACAAGATCGCCCGCCTGCAGCGGCTGGAAGCGGAACTGGAACGGATCATGGCCCATGACCACGGCGCCCACACCGTCGCGGACTGCCACGTCCTGCGCGCCCTCGCCGACCATTCCCTCTGCGACGGGGACCATTGA
- the odhB gene encoding 2-oxoglutarate dehydrogenase complex dihydrolipoyllysine-residue succinyltransferase produces the protein MATEIRVPTLGESVSEATIAQWFKKPGDAVKADEALVELETDKVTVEVPAPASGTLESILVKEGDTVGVGALLGLIAAGAAAAASAPAAAPAPAAAAAPAAAAPVPAVAAPAPAAPTSMPPAPSAGKLLAETGLSADQVAGSGKRGQVLKGDVLAAVAAGVTAAPAAAAAPVSVRAPVPAEDEAREERVRMTKLRQTIARRLKDAQNTAAMLTTYNEVDMGPVMDLRAAYKDVFEKKHGVKLGFMGFFTKAVCHALKEIPAVNAEIDGTDVVYKNFCHIGVAVGTDKGLVVPVVRDADQMSIAEIEKEIANLGRKARDGKLGVADMQGGTFTISNGGVYGSLMSSPILNAPQSGILGMHKIQDRPMAVNGQVVIRPMMYLALSYDHRIVDGKEAVTFLVRVKESLEDPRRLVLDL, from the coding sequence ATGGCAACCGAAATCCGCGTGCCCACTCTGGGCGAATCCGTCTCCGAGGCAACGATTGCCCAGTGGTTCAAGAAGCCCGGCGATGCCGTGAAGGCTGACGAGGCGCTGGTCGAGCTCGAAACCGACAAGGTGACCGTCGAAGTTCCGGCTCCGGCCTCCGGCACCCTCGAAAGCATTCTCGTCAAGGAAGGCGACACCGTTGGCGTTGGCGCCCTGCTCGGCCTGATCGCCGCCGGCGCCGCTGCGGCTGCGTCTGCTCCGGCAGCCGCCCCGGCCCCCGCCGCCGCTGCAGCCCCGGCGGCTGCCGCTCCGGTCCCCGCCGTTGCGGCTCCCGCCCCGGCTGCTCCGACCTCCATGCCGCCGGCCCCGTCTGCCGGCAAGCTGCTGGCCGAGACCGGCCTGTCGGCTGACCAGGTTGCAGGCTCCGGCAAGCGTGGCCAGGTGCTGAAGGGTGACGTGCTGGCCGCCGTGGCTGCCGGCGTCACCGCTGCCCCGGCTGCCGCCGCTGCTCCGGTTTCCGTCCGCGCGCCGGTTCCGGCCGAGGACGAGGCCCGCGAAGAGCGCGTCCGCATGACCAAGCTGCGCCAGACCATCGCGCGCCGCCTGAAGGACGCCCAGAACACCGCCGCCATGCTGACCACTTACAACGAAGTGGACATGGGCCCGGTGATGGACCTGCGCGCCGCCTACAAGGACGTGTTCGAGAAGAAGCACGGCGTGAAGCTCGGCTTCATGGGCTTCTTCACCAAGGCCGTCTGCCACGCGCTGAAGGAAATCCCGGCCGTCAACGCCGAGATCGACGGCACCGACGTGGTCTACAAGAACTTCTGCCACATCGGCGTGGCCGTCGGCACCGACAAGGGCCTCGTGGTTCCGGTCGTCCGTGATGCCGACCAGATGTCGATTGCCGAGATCGAGAAGGAAATCGCCAACCTCGGCCGCAAGGCGCGGGACGGCAAGCTCGGCGTTGCCGACATGCAGGGCGGCACCTTCACCATCTCGAACGGCGGCGTCTACGGCTCGCTGATGTCCTCGCCGATCCTGAATGCCCCGCAGTCGGGCATCCTTGGCATGCACAAGATCCAGGACCGGCCGATGGCCGTGAACGGTCAGGTCGTCATCCGTCCGATGATGTATCTGGCCCTGTCCTACGATCACCGCATCGTCGACGGCAAGGAAGCGGTGACCTTCCTCGTCCGCGTCAAGGAAAGCCTGGAAGACCCGCGCCGTCTGGTGCTGGATCTCTGA
- a CDS encoding 2-oxoglutarate dehydrogenase E1 component yields MARQDANNVFALTSFLYGANAAYIEELYAQYQENPASVDPEWQDFFGGLQDDKADVLKEARGAPWARADWPLDAKGDLINALDGNWGQIEKAVGDKLKQKADAKGSAVSASDVHQATRDSVRALMMIRAYRMRGHLHADLDPLRLSPPGDHEELHPSSYGFTDADWDRPIFIDHVLGLEYATLRQMLEILKRTYCSTLGVEFMHISDPAAKAWLQERIEGPDKHVEFTPQGKRAILNKLVEAEGFEKFIDVKYTGTKRFGLDGGEALIPALEQIIKRGGNMGLKDIVLGMAHRGRLNVLTQVMGKPHRAVFHEFKGGSYAPDDVEGSGDVKYHLGASSDRSFDGNEVHLSLTANPSHLEIVDPVVLGKARAKQDQLSAVDGRWLMDARQTDRSKVLPLLIHGDAAFAGQGVVAECFGLSALRGHRTGGSIHVIINNQIGFTTNPRFSRSSPYPSDMAKVIEAPIFHVNADDPEAVVFAAKIGTEFRQIFGRPVVIDMICYRRFGHNEGDEPGFTQPIMYRKIRNHPTTLQIYGERLMAEGVVTAEEIEAMKTAWRAKLEAEFEAGQTYKPNKADWLDGKWSGLKAADDQEDPRRGATGVPVERLKEIGKKLTEVPAGFNVHKTIGRFLSNRANMIETGEGIDWATAEALAFGSLVTEGHPVRLSGQDCERGTFSQRHTVLYDQEDENRYIPLNNLAPDQARYEVINSMLSEEAVLGFEYGYSMAEPNALTMWEAQFGDFANGAQVVFDQFISSGERKWLRMSGLVCLLPHGYEGQGPEHSSARLERYLQLCAEDNMQVANCTTPANYFHILRRQLKRDIRKPLILMTPKSLLRHKRATSKLVELGADSTFHRLLWDDAEYLADSTIKLVPDDKIRRVVMCSGKVYYDLYEEREKRGIKDVYLLRVEQLYPFPKKALVQELSRFRNADMVWCQEEPQNMGGWTFVQPYIEWVLEQIGAKSRRPRYVGRAASASTATGLMSKHLAQLQEFLDQAFAN; encoded by the coding sequence ATGGCACGGCAGGACGCGAACAATGTCTTCGCGCTGACGTCGTTCCTTTACGGCGCCAACGCAGCCTACATCGAAGAACTCTACGCCCAGTACCAGGAGAACCCCGCCTCGGTTGATCCCGAATGGCAGGACTTCTTCGGCGGACTGCAGGATGACAAGGCCGACGTGCTGAAGGAAGCGCGCGGCGCTCCCTGGGCGCGCGCCGACTGGCCGCTGGACGCCAAGGGCGACCTGATCAACGCCCTCGACGGCAACTGGGGCCAGATCGAGAAGGCAGTCGGGGACAAGCTGAAGCAGAAGGCCGATGCCAAGGGCAGTGCCGTCTCTGCCTCCGACGTGCATCAGGCGACCCGCGACAGCGTGCGCGCGCTGATGATGATCCGCGCCTACCGCATGCGCGGCCATCTGCACGCCGATCTCGACCCGCTGCGCCTCTCGCCCCCGGGCGACCACGAGGAGCTGCACCCGTCGTCCTACGGCTTCACGGATGCCGACTGGGACCGTCCGATCTTCATCGACCACGTGCTCGGGCTGGAATACGCCACCCTGCGCCAGATGCTGGAGATCCTGAAGCGCACCTACTGCTCGACCCTCGGCGTCGAGTTCATGCACATCTCCGACCCGGCCGCCAAGGCATGGCTGCAGGAGCGCATCGAGGGGCCCGACAAGCACGTCGAGTTCACCCCGCAGGGCAAGCGCGCGATCCTCAACAAGCTCGTCGAGGCCGAAGGCTTCGAGAAGTTCATCGACGTCAAGTACACCGGCACCAAGCGGTTCGGTCTCGACGGCGGTGAGGCGCTGATCCCGGCGCTGGAGCAGATCATCAAGCGCGGCGGCAACATGGGCCTGAAGGACATCGTCCTCGGCATGGCCCACCGCGGCCGCCTGAACGTGCTGACCCAGGTGATGGGCAAGCCGCACCGCGCGGTGTTCCACGAGTTCAAGGGCGGCTCCTACGCCCCGGACGACGTGGAAGGTTCGGGCGACGTGAAGTACCACCTCGGTGCCTCGTCGGACCGCTCCTTCGACGGCAACGAGGTGCACCTGTCGCTGACGGCCAACCCGTCGCATCTGGAAATCGTCGATCCCGTGGTGCTCGGCAAGGCCCGCGCAAAGCAGGACCAGCTCTCGGCCGTTGACGGTCGCTGGCTGATGGACGCCCGCCAGACCGACCGCTCCAAGGTGCTGCCGCTGCTCATCCATGGTGACGCGGCCTTTGCCGGCCAGGGCGTCGTGGCAGAGTGCTTCGGCCTGTCGGCCCTGCGCGGCCACCGCACCGGCGGCTCCATCCACGTCATCATCAACAACCAGATCGGCTTCACGACGAACCCGCGCTTCTCGCGCTCCTCGCCGTATCCGTCCGACATGGCCAAGGTGATCGAGGCTCCGATTTTCCACGTCAACGCGGATGATCCGGAAGCCGTGGTCTTCGCGGCCAAGATCGGCACCGAGTTCCGCCAGATCTTCGGGCGTCCGGTCGTCATCGACATGATCTGCTACCGCCGCTTCGGTCACAACGAAGGCGACGAGCCGGGCTTCACCCAGCCGATCATGTACCGCAAGATCCGCAACCATCCGACCACGCTGCAGATTTACGGCGAGCGTCTGATGGCGGAAGGCGTCGTCACCGCCGAGGAAATCGAGGCGATGAAGACGGCCTGGCGCGCCAAGCTGGAAGCCGAGTTCGAGGCCGGCCAGACCTACAAGCCGAACAAGGCCGACTGGCTGGACGGCAAGTGGTCGGGCCTGAAGGCGGCCGACGACCAGGAAGATCCGCGCCGCGGTGCCACCGGTGTTCCGGTCGAGCGGCTCAAGGAGATCGGCAAGAAGCTGACCGAGGTCCCGGCGGGCTTCAACGTCCACAAGACGATCGGCCGGTTCCTGTCGAACCGCGCCAACATGATCGAGACCGGCGAGGGCATCGACTGGGCGACTGCCGAGGCCCTGGCCTTCGGCTCGCTGGTCACGGAAGGCCACCCTGTCCGCCTGTCCGGTCAGGACTGCGAACGCGGCACCTTCTCTCAGCGGCACACCGTCCTGTACGATCAGGAAGACGAGAACCGCTACATCCCGCTCAACAACCTGGCCCCGGATCAGGCCCGCTACGAGGTCATCAACTCGATGCTCTCGGAAGAGGCCGTGCTGGGCTTCGAGTACGGCTACTCGATGGCCGAACCGAACGCGCTCACCATGTGGGAAGCCCAGTTCGGCGACTTCGCCAACGGCGCCCAGGTGGTGTTCGACCAGTTCATCTCGAGCGGTGAACGCAAGTGGCTGCGCATGTCCGGTCTCGTCTGCCTTCTGCCGCACGGCTACGAAGGTCAGGGCCCGGAGCACTCCTCGGCTCGTCTGGAGCGCTATCTCCAGCTCTGCGCCGAGGACAACATGCAGGTCGCCAACTGCACGACGCCGGCCAACTACTTCCACATCCTGCGCCGTCAGCTGAAGCGTGACATCCGCAAGCCGCTGATCCTGATGACGCCGAAGTCGCTGCTGCGCCACAAGCGCGCCACCTCGAAGCTGGTGGAGCTGGGCGCGGATTCGACCTTCCACCGCCTGCTGTGGGATGACGCGGAGTATCTGGCCGACAGCACCATCAAGCTGGTGCCGGACGACAAGATCCGCCGCGTGGTGATGTGCTCGGGCAAGGTCTACTATGACCTTTACGAGGAGCGCGAGAAGCGCGGCATCAAGGACGTCTACCTGCTGCGTGTCGAGCAGCTCTATCCCTTCCCGAAGAAGGCCCTGGTGCAGGAGCTCTCGCGCTTCCGCAACGCCGACATGGTGTGGTGCCAGGAAGAGCCGCAGAACATGGGCGGCTGGACCTTCGTCCAGCCCTACATCGAGTGGGTGCTGGAGCAGATCGGCGCCAAGAGCCGCCGCCCGCGCTATGTGGGTCGCGCCGCCTCGGCCTCGACCGCAACGGGCCTGATGTCCAAGCACCTCGCCCAGCTCCAGGAGTTCCTGGACCAGGCGTTCGCAAACTGA
- the sucD gene encoding succinate--CoA ligase subunit alpha → MSILVNKDTKVIVQGLTGKTGTFHTEQALAYYGTQMVAGVHPAKGGEKWTGSKGESLPIYASVAAAKDATGADASVIYVPPAGAAAAIIEAIDAEIPFIVCITEGIPVADMVKVKARLEKSKSRLLGPNCPGILTPEQCKIGIMPGSIFKKGSVGIVSRSGTLTYEAVFQTSNAGLGQTTAVGIGGDPVKGTEFIDVLEMFLADEATQSIIMIGEIGGSAEEDAAQFLKDEAKKGRKKPMAGFIAGRTAPKGRTMGHAGAVISGGKGGAEDKIAAMESAGIRVSPSPAQLGETLVQVLKG, encoded by the coding sequence ATGTCGATCCTCGTCAACAAAGATACCAAGGTCATCGTCCAGGGCCTGACCGGCAAGACCGGCACGTTCCACACGGAACAGGCACTGGCCTATTACGGCACCCAGATGGTCGCCGGCGTGCATCCGGCCAAGGGCGGCGAGAAGTGGACCGGCTCGAAGGGCGAAAGCCTGCCGATCTACGCGTCCGTCGCTGCCGCCAAGGATGCGACCGGTGCGGATGCGTCCGTGATCTACGTGCCGCCGGCCGGTGCCGCGGCTGCGATCATCGAGGCCATCGACGCCGAGATCCCCTTCATCGTCTGCATCACGGAAGGCATTCCGGTGGCTGACATGGTGAAGGTCAAGGCCCGCCTGGAGAAGTCCAAGTCGCGCCTGCTCGGCCCGAACTGCCCCGGCATCCTGACCCCGGAACAGTGCAAGATCGGCATCATGCCTGGCTCCATCTTCAAGAAGGGTTCGGTCGGTATTGTGTCGCGCTCCGGCACGCTTACCTATGAGGCCGTGTTCCAGACCTCCAACGCCGGCCTCGGCCAGACGACGGCTGTCGGCATCGGCGGTGACCCGGTCAAGGGGACGGAATTCATCGACGTGCTGGAGATGTTCCTCGCCGACGAGGCCACCCAGTCGATCATCATGATCGGCGAGATCGGTGGCTCGGCCGAAGAGGACGCGGCACAGTTCCTCAAGGACGAGGCCAAGAAGGGCCGCAAGAAGCCGATGGCCGGCTTCATCGCGGGCCGGACCGCCCCGAAGGGCCGCACGATGGGTCACGCAGGTGCCGTGATCTCCGGCGGCAAGGGCGGTGCGGAAGACAAGATCGCCGCCATGGAATCGGCCGGCATCCGCGTCTCCCCGTCGCCGGCCCAGCTGGGCGAGACCCTCGTCCAGGTCCTGAAGGGCTGA
- the mdh gene encoding malate dehydrogenase: MARNKIALIGSGQIGGTLAHLAGLKELGDIVLFDIAEGMPQGKALDIAESSPVDGFDAKLAGTNTYEAIEGADVVIVTAGVPRKPGMSRDDLLEINLKVMEQVGAGIAKHAPNAFVICITNPLDAMVWALQKFSGLPSHKVVGMAGVLDSARFRYFLADEFNVSVEDVTAFVLGGHGDTMVPLTRYSTVAGIPLPDLVKMGWCTAERLEQIVQRTRDGGAEIVGLLKTGSAFYAPASSAIAMAESYLKDKKRVLPCAAALNGQYGLKNTYVGVPVIIGAGGVERVIEIDMNADEKAMFDKSVASVDGLIEACKKIQPSLA; this comes from the coding sequence ATGGCGCGCAACAAAATTGCTTTGATCGGTTCGGGTCAAATCGGCGGCACGCTCGCCCACCTGGCAGGTCTCAAGGAGCTGGGGGACATCGTCCTCTTCGACATCGCCGAGGGCATGCCGCAGGGCAAGGCGCTCGACATTGCCGAGTCCTCCCCGGTCGACGGTTTCGACGCCAAGCTCGCCGGCACCAACACCTATGAAGCGATCGAGGGCGCCGACGTCGTCATCGTCACCGCCGGCGTGCCGCGCAAGCCGGGCATGAGCCGCGACGACCTGCTCGAGATCAACCTGAAGGTCATGGAGCAGGTGGGTGCCGGCATCGCCAAGCACGCCCCGAACGCCTTTGTCATCTGCATCACCAACCCGCTCGATGCGATGGTCTGGGCGCTGCAGAAGTTCTCCGGCCTGCCGTCGCACAAGGTCGTCGGCATGGCCGGCGTGCTGGACAGCGCCCGCTTCCGCTACTTCCTGGCCGACGAGTTCAACGTCTCGGTCGAGGACGTCACCGCCTTCGTGCTCGGTGGCCACGGCGACACCATGGTGCCGCTGACCCGCTACTCCACCGTCGCCGGCATTCCGCTGCCGGACCTCGTCAAGATGGGCTGGTGCACCGCCGAGCGCCTGGAGCAGATCGTCCAGCGCACCCGTGACGGCGGCGCCGAGATCGTCGGCCTGCTGAAGACCGGCTCGGCCTTCTACGCCCCGGCCTCCTCGGCCATCGCGATGGCCGAGAGCTATCTCAAGGACAAGAAGCGCGTGCTGCCCTGCGCGGCGGCGCTGAACGGCCAGTACGGCCTCAAGAACACCTATGTCGGCGTGCCGGTCATCATCGGTGCCGGTGGCGTCGAGCGCGTCATCGAGATCGACATGAACGCCGACGAGAAGGCCATGTTCGACAAGTCGGTGGCTTCGGTCGACGGCCTGATCGAGGCCTGCAAGAAGATCCAGCCGTCGCTCGCCTGA
- a CDS encoding HXXEE domain-containing protein, with the protein MMTGVLERLSANWVYGGFMAGFVLLLLAPALTAGWPQAELSVYLVLPVYMLHQFEEHDRDRFRQFVNARIGHGREVLTPGFVFAVNIFGVWWVAALAILAMRFVDAGWGLVAVYLVLVNAVLHIVQMIALRQPNPGVWTAIVLFLPLGAAGLAGLWPVASLTQHLVSLVLIIALHGLILARVKAGLAGSAPAA; encoded by the coding sequence ATGATGACGGGTGTACTCGAGCGCCTCAGCGCCAACTGGGTCTACGGCGGGTTCATGGCCGGCTTCGTGCTGCTGCTGCTCGCCCCGGCGCTGACCGCCGGCTGGCCGCAGGCGGAGCTCTCCGTCTACCTCGTGCTGCCGGTCTACATGCTGCACCAGTTCGAGGAGCATGACCGCGACCGGTTCCGCCAGTTCGTCAATGCCCGCATCGGCCATGGCCGTGAGGTGCTGACCCCGGGTTTCGTCTTTGCCGTCAACATCTTCGGCGTCTGGTGGGTGGCAGCCCTGGCCATCCTGGCGATGCGTTTCGTCGACGCCGGCTGGGGTCTGGTTGCCGTCTATCTGGTGCTGGTGAATGCGGTGCTGCACATCGTCCAGATGATCGCCCTGCGCCAGCCCAACCCGGGTGTCTGGACGGCCATCGTCCTGTTCCTGCCGCTGGGAGCGGCCGGTCTTGCCGGCCTCTGGCCGGTCGCAAGCCTGACCCAGCATCTTGTTTCGCTGGTCCTGATCATCGCGCTGCATGGACTGATCCTGGCGCGGGTCAAGGCCGGTCTCGCCGGGAGCGCGCCTGCCGCATGA